The following coding sequences lie in one Chanos chanos chromosome 4, fChaCha1.1, whole genome shotgun sequence genomic window:
- the coa8 gene encoding cytochrome c oxidase assembly factor 8, translated as MNVITTRYLFCRSLGPRRTLNVLRLWNLSCCHQHSGSKAPKEESKPEGSRFSPAASSKCDWIGPPDRLSNLRPVIYHIPENETKLERKLRHLRQETEDWNHDFWTNQNITFSQKKEEYIQSQLKAKGLTERDEKGRKRTLNSEEMAAFYKDFLDRNYKRHADYNIEWYRRNFTITMLMARVAMHKAWRRLTGQGREGRKNQTTT; from the exons atgaatgtaatCACAACGAGATATTTATTTTGTCGGTCGCTCGGTCCGCGGCGCACGCTCAACGTCCTTCGGTTGTGGAACTTGTCCTGTTGCCATCAACATAGCGGAAGCAAAGCGCCAAAAGAAGAAAGTAAACCAGAG GGATCCAGATTTAGCCCAGCTGCGTCGTCAAAATGCGACTGGATTGGTCCCCCAGACAGACTGTCAAACCTGCGACCAGTCATATACCACATCCCTGAGAATGAGACCAAACTGGAGAGGAAACTTCGACATCtgaggcaggagacagaggacTGGAATCATGATTTCTGGACCAATCAGAACATCACATTTAGCCAG aaaaaagaagaatacaTTCAGTCACAACTGAAGGCAAAAGGCTTGacagaaagagatgagaaag GAAGGAAGAGGACTCTAAACAGCGAGGAAATGGCAGCCTTTTACAAAGACTTTCTTGATAGAAACTATAAAAGACATGCTGATTATAATAT AGAATGGTACAGACGTAATTTCACTATCACTATGCTTATGGCAAGAGTGGCTATGCACAAAGCGTGGAGGAGGCTGACTGgccaggggagagaggggaggaagaaCCAGACCACCACGTGA